A single window of Streptomyces aquilus DNA harbors:
- a CDS encoding XdhC family protein, with translation MLDIAEELHRWVEQGRDFAVATVVAVGGSAPRQPGAALAVDADGTAIGSVSGGCVEGAVYELCQQALEDGEPVLERFGYSDDDAFAVGLTCGGIIDILVTPVRAGDPVREVITAGLAAAARGEAAALARVVSGPAELLGRALLVRAEGGYEGGFGAHPELDRTVAAEAGAFLDAGRTGTLEIGEQGSRCGAPLTILIESSVPAPRMIVFGAIDFASALVRVGKFLGYHVTVCDARPVFATRTRFPEADEIVVEWPHKYLERTPVDARTVLCVLTHDAKFDIPLLQLALRLPVAYVGAMGSRRTHLDRNERLREVGVTELELARLRSPIGLDLGARTPEETALSIGAEIVANRRGGSGVSLTGAHTPIHHDVTSSPPAGRIGSVA, from the coding sequence ATGCTGGACATCGCCGAAGAGCTGCACCGGTGGGTCGAGCAGGGACGCGACTTCGCCGTGGCCACCGTGGTGGCCGTCGGCGGCAGCGCCCCTCGCCAGCCCGGCGCGGCCCTCGCGGTCGACGCCGACGGCACGGCGATCGGCTCGGTCTCCGGCGGTTGCGTGGAGGGCGCGGTGTACGAGCTGTGCCAACAGGCGCTGGAGGACGGCGAGCCGGTCCTGGAGCGCTTCGGCTACAGCGACGACGACGCCTTCGCGGTCGGCCTGACCTGCGGCGGCATCATCGACATCCTGGTGACGCCGGTACGGGCGGGAGACCCGGTCCGTGAGGTGATCACGGCAGGCCTGGCCGCCGCGGCGCGGGGCGAGGCGGCGGCACTGGCTCGCGTGGTGTCAGGCCCGGCGGAGCTGCTGGGACGGGCGCTGCTGGTCCGTGCGGAGGGCGGGTACGAGGGCGGCTTCGGCGCCCACCCCGAGCTGGACCGCACGGTGGCGGCGGAGGCGGGCGCGTTCCTGGACGCCGGCCGCACCGGCACCCTGGAGATCGGGGAGCAGGGCTCGCGTTGCGGAGCACCGCTCACGATCCTGATCGAGTCCTCGGTCCCGGCGCCCCGGATGATCGTCTTCGGCGCGATCGACTTCGCGTCGGCGCTGGTACGGGTCGGCAAGTTCCTCGGCTACCACGTCACGGTGTGCGACGCGCGCCCCGTGTTCGCGACGAGGACCCGCTTCCCGGAGGCGGACGAGATCGTGGTGGAGTGGCCGCACAAGTACCTGGAGCGGACGCCGGTGGACGCCCGCACGGTCCTGTGCGTCCTCACCCACGACGCGAAGTTCGACATACCCCTGCTCCAACTGGCCCTGCGCCTGCCGGTCGCCTACGTCGGCGCGATGGGCTCCCGCCGAACCCACCTGGACCGCAACGAACGCCTGCGCGAAGTCGGCGTGACGGAACTGGAGCTGGCCCGGCTGCGCTCCCCGATCGGCCTGGACCTCGGGGCGCGGACGCCGGAGGAGACGGCGTTGTCGATCGGGGCGGAGATCGTGGCGAACCGGCGTGGGGGGAGCGGGGTTTCACTGACGGGGGCGCATACGCCGATCCACCATGACGTGACGTCGTCACCGCCGGCCGGGCGGATCGGGTCGGTGGCCTGA
- a CDS encoding SRPBCC family protein, translated as MVTFLIERTAPLPRAETWRRLTEWSRHGDVVPLTRVTVETPGPTGVGTVFVARTGVGPLAFDDRMEVTVWRPPAEEAAGFCRLEKRGRVVTGWAEIEVAVGPGGRSRVVWREELGFRFLPGVVDPVTRRVARYVFGRAVNRLLRKA; from the coding sequence GTGGTCACCTTCCTCATCGAACGCACGGCACCGCTCCCGCGAGCCGAGACCTGGCGCCGCCTCACGGAGTGGTCCCGCCATGGGGACGTGGTGCCCCTGACCCGGGTCACCGTGGAGACGCCGGGGCCGACGGGCGTGGGCACGGTGTTCGTGGCGCGTACGGGAGTCGGGCCGCTGGCCTTCGACGACCGTATGGAGGTCACGGTGTGGCGTCCGCCGGCCGAAGAGGCCGCCGGGTTCTGCCGACTGGAGAAGCGGGGGCGGGTCGTCACCGGGTGGGCGGAGATCGAGGTGGCGGTGGGGCCGGGCGGGCGCAGCCGGGTGGTGTGGCGGGAGGAGTTGGGGTTCCGGTTTCTGCCGGGGGTGGTTGATCCGGTGACGCGGCGGGTGGCTCGGTATGTGTTCGGGCGGGCGGTGAATCGGCTGCTCAGGAAGGCCTGA
- a CDS encoding DUF2278 family protein produces MPLKAYGVLITRAVDTRREGATDTPHYQIHLTDDQGVHYRAAVNVLSQERPSELLYLVDEDFRHPVTARLAGLASGWNTLPPGPGGPNLDFVRGNLFDPAKMRTLPPDLPGDGNDLADILDHYVRRAVADPEARVYLFGERFGPEPGVKDKVFGFLPGNGIHDIHMNQGNSGRFRTDDGVWQDGGVLIHFPGLDRWVGIFLAFQSQSWHTDDATGHALGDVDGNRPEPGTLPVRIVAALVNPPGPSPESETVTLLNASPDPVDLTGWRIGDRLGQKSPVPAGTLAAGACLLVPLGEGGAQLGNHGGEITLFDVKGLKVDGVSYTKEQAAREGWSVVF; encoded by the coding sequence ATGCCACTGAAGGCCTACGGCGTACTGATCACCCGGGCTGTCGACACCCGGCGCGAGGGCGCCACCGACACCCCGCACTACCAGATCCATCTCACCGACGATCAAGGCGTCCACTACCGCGCCGCCGTCAACGTGCTGTCCCAGGAGCGTCCCTCCGAGCTGCTCTACCTCGTCGACGAGGACTTCCGGCACCCCGTCACCGCCCGGCTCGCGGGGCTGGCCAGTGGGTGGAACACCCTGCCGCCCGGACCCGGCGGGCCCAACCTCGACTTCGTGCGCGGCAACCTCTTCGACCCGGCGAAGATGCGCACCCTGCCCCCGGACCTCCCCGGCGACGGCAACGACCTCGCCGACATCCTCGACCACTACGTACGGCGGGCCGTCGCCGACCCCGAGGCCCGGGTGTATCTGTTCGGTGAGCGCTTCGGGCCCGAACCCGGCGTCAAGGACAAGGTGTTCGGCTTCCTGCCGGGCAACGGCATCCACGACATCCACATGAACCAGGGCAACAGCGGCCGCTTCCGCACTGACGACGGGGTGTGGCAGGACGGGGGAGTCCTGATCCACTTCCCCGGCCTTGACCGCTGGGTCGGCATCTTCCTCGCCTTCCAGAGCCAGTCCTGGCACACCGACGACGCCACCGGGCACGCCCTCGGCGACGTGGACGGCAACCGGCCGGAGCCCGGCACCCTGCCCGTGCGGATCGTCGCCGCGCTCGTCAACCCGCCCGGTCCGTCCCCCGAGTCCGAGACGGTCACGCTGCTCAACGCCTCGCCCGACCCCGTCGACCTCACCGGGTGGCGCATCGGCGACCGGCTGGGGCAGAAGTCCCCGGTGCCCGCCGGGACGCTCGCCGCCGGTGCCTGCCTCCTCGTCCCGCTCGGCGAGGGCGGCGCCCAACTCGGCAACCACGGCGGCGAGATCACCCTCTTCGACGTCAAGGGGCTCAAGGTCGACGGCGTCTCGTACACCAAGGAACAGGCCGCCCGGGAAGGCTGGTCCGTGGTGTTCTGA
- a CDS encoding polysaccharide deacetylase family protein, with product MHKTGNRFRAALMSAAAACLALSLTGCAKVDTTAPSAARAEGASATAQARFGTVDCRHTKCIALTFDAGPSEHSARLLDILKEKQVPATFFLLGKRHIEKYPELVKRMADEGHEVASHTWDHKILTRLKPDQIREELQRPNDEIERLTGRRPTLMRPPQGRTDTDVHDICKELGLSEVLWTVTAKDYTTTDSALIQKRVLAQASRDGIILLHDLYDGTVPAVPGIIDALKARGYVFVTVPQLLAPGKAEPGKVYR from the coding sequence ATGCACAAAACGGGGAACAGGTTCCGAGCGGCGCTGATGTCGGCGGCGGCAGCGTGTCTCGCGCTGTCGCTGACCGGCTGTGCGAAGGTCGACACGACCGCGCCCAGCGCCGCCCGGGCCGAAGGTGCGTCGGCCACCGCACAGGCCCGCTTCGGGACCGTCGACTGCCGTCACACCAAGTGCATCGCGCTCACCTTCGACGCCGGCCCCAGCGAGCACTCCGCCCGGCTCCTCGACATCCTCAAGGAGAAGCAGGTCCCGGCGACCTTCTTCCTCCTCGGCAAGCGGCACATCGAGAAGTACCCGGAGCTCGTCAAGCGCATGGCGGACGAGGGCCACGAGGTGGCCAGCCACACCTGGGACCACAAGATCCTGACGCGGTTGAAGCCGGACCAGATACGCGAGGAGCTTCAGCGCCCGAACGACGAGATCGAGCGCCTCACCGGCAGGAGACCCACGCTGATGCGCCCGCCGCAGGGCCGCACGGACACCGACGTCCACGACATCTGCAAGGAGCTGGGCCTCTCGGAGGTGCTGTGGACGGTCACCGCCAAGGACTACACGACGACCGACTCGGCCCTCATCCAGAAGCGTGTCCTCGCGCAGGCGTCCCGGGACGGGATCATCCTGCTGCACGACCTCTACGACGGGACGGTCCCGGCCGTGCCCGGGATCATCGACGCCCTCAAGGCACGGGGGTACGTGTTCGTGACGGTGCCGCAGCTGCTGGCGCCGGGGAAGGCGGAGCCGGGGAAGGTGTACCGCTGA
- a CDS encoding family 43 glycosylhydrolase, producing the protein MRRNAVRLLLALLVALTAALGTAPAQAAVPDSPAVTYTNPIAEKRADPHIFKHTDGYYYFTATVPEYDRIVLRRATTIQGLSTANEVTIWTKHSSGVMGAHIWAPEIHYIDGKWYVYFAAGSTSDVWAIRMYVLEGTGANPLTAAWTEKGQITTTWESFSLDATTFVVNGVRYLAWAQRNPAENNNTSLFLAKMANPWTISGTPAELSQPTLSWETVGYKVNEGPAVIQHGGKVFMTYSASATDANYCLGMLTASATADLTNPTSWTKSSAPVFQSNASTSQYGPGHNSFTTSEDGRSDILVYHDRGYKDISGDPLNDPNRRTRVQKVYWRADGTPDFGIPVADGVTPQRFSSYNFADRFIRHWEYRAKIEANVSPLADSQFRVVTGLSGTGTVSLESANFPGYYLRHKNYEVWVEKNDGTSAFASDASFYQRSGLADPAGISYEAYNRAGRYVRHYDYLLYVQTPATATDRADATFYAQ; encoded by the coding sequence TTGAGACGCAACGCCGTTCGCCTGCTGCTGGCTCTACTCGTGGCGCTCACCGCGGCCCTGGGCACCGCCCCCGCCCAGGCCGCCGTGCCGGACTCCCCCGCGGTCACCTACACCAACCCGATCGCCGAGAAGCGGGCCGACCCGCACATCTTCAAACACACCGACGGTTACTACTACTTCACCGCGACCGTCCCCGAGTACGACCGCATCGTGCTGCGCCGGGCCACCACCATCCAGGGCCTGTCCACGGCCAACGAGGTGACCATCTGGACCAAGCACAGCAGCGGCGTGATGGGCGCGCACATCTGGGCGCCGGAGATCCACTACATCGACGGCAAGTGGTACGTGTACTTCGCCGCCGGCTCCACCAGTGACGTGTGGGCGATCCGCATGTACGTCCTGGAAGGCACCGGCGCCAACCCCCTGACGGCGGCCTGGACCGAGAAGGGCCAGATCACCACCACGTGGGAGAGCTTCTCGCTGGACGCGACGACGTTCGTCGTCAACGGCGTGCGGTATCTGGCGTGGGCGCAGCGCAACCCGGCGGAGAACAACAACACCAGCCTGTTCCTCGCGAAGATGGCCAACCCCTGGACCATCAGCGGGACTCCGGCCGAGCTGTCGCAGCCGACGCTGTCGTGGGAGACGGTCGGTTACAAGGTCAACGAGGGCCCGGCGGTGATCCAGCACGGCGGCAAGGTCTTCATGACGTACTCCGCCTCGGCGACCGACGCCAACTACTGCCTGGGGATGCTGACCGCGTCGGCGACGGCCGACCTGACCAACCCGACGTCCTGGACGAAGAGTTCGGCACCGGTGTTCCAGAGCAACGCCTCGACCTCGCAGTACGGCCCGGGCCACAACTCCTTCACCACGTCCGAGGACGGCAGGTCGGACATCCTCGTCTACCACGACCGCGGCTACAAGGACATCAGCGGCGACCCGCTGAACGACCCCAACCGCCGCACCCGGGTGCAGAAGGTCTACTGGAGGGCGGACGGCACCCCGGACTTCGGCATCCCCGTCGCCGACGGCGTCACGCCGCAGCGCTTCTCCTCGTACAACTTCGCGGACCGGTTCATCCGCCACTGGGAGTACCGGGCGAAGATCGAGGCGAACGTCTCGCCGCTCGCCGACTCGCAGTTCCGGGTCGTCACCGGCCTCTCGGGCACCGGCACGGTCTCGCTGGAGTCGGCCAACTTCCCCGGCTACTACCTGCGGCACAAGAACTACGAGGTGTGGGTGGAGAAGAACGACGGCACGTCGGCCTTCGCCTCCGACGCGAGCTTCTACCAGCGGTCCGGGCTGGCGGACCCGGCGGGGATCTCGTACGAGGCGTACAACCGCGCGGGCCGGTACGTCCGGCACTACGACTACCTGCTCTACGTGCAGACACCGGCCACGGCGACGGACCGGGCGGATGCCACGTTCTACGCGCAGTAG
- a CDS encoding (2Fe-2S) ferredoxin domain-containing protein yields the protein MSVPTSRVVFGAAGARPCTLVLCRGCCCGDARKHPGVDHQWQLDRLRAAAAQSGGRLAVRTTDCLGPCDQANVLVVQPSGEGRRRGGRATWIGWSGDDACTDDVLDWVAAGGPGLADPPATLTLQFINPPRPEPRRSRR from the coding sequence GTGAGCGTGCCGACAAGCCGGGTCGTGTTCGGGGCCGCCGGTGCCCGGCCGTGCACCCTCGTGCTGTGCCGCGGCTGCTGCTGCGGTGACGCGCGCAAGCACCCGGGGGTCGACCACCAGTGGCAGCTGGACCGGTTGCGGGCCGCCGCCGCTCAGTCCGGGGGCCGGCTCGCGGTCCGTACGACCGACTGCCTCGGCCCCTGCGACCAGGCCAACGTCCTGGTCGTGCAGCCCTCGGGGGAGGGCCGGCGGCGCGGCGGCCGGGCGACCTGGATCGGCTGGTCCGGCGACGACGCCTGCACGGACGACGTCCTCGACTGGGTGGCGGCCGGCGGCCCCGGCCTGGCCGACCCCCCGGCCACCCTCACCCTCCAGTTCATCAACCCGCCCCGCCCGGAGCCGCGCCGCTCCCGCCGCTGA
- a CDS encoding class I SAM-dependent DNA methyltransferase, translating into MDDEDGYFPEPIAATYDEASADMFRPDAVGPVVDFLAERAGDGRALELGIGTGRIALPLAARGVPVHGIDLSRAMVDRLRAKPGGDAIGVTIGDFATTKVDGPFSVAYLVFNTIMNLTTQDAQVACFRNVAGHLAPGGCFVVEVMVPELRKLPPGQHAVPFHVGARRLGFDTYDTATQAMSSHHVRIADGHATYTEIPFRYAWPAELDLMARLAGLRLRERWEGWTREPFGHDSGRHVSVWEKPAH; encoded by the coding sequence GTGGACGACGAGGACGGATACTTCCCCGAACCCATCGCGGCGACCTACGACGAGGCGTCGGCGGACATGTTCCGACCGGACGCCGTAGGGCCGGTCGTCGACTTCCTGGCCGAACGCGCCGGTGACGGCAGAGCACTTGAGCTCGGCATCGGCACCGGACGCATCGCGCTGCCGCTGGCGGCCCGCGGTGTCCCGGTCCACGGCATCGATCTCTCCCGGGCCATGGTCGACCGACTGCGCGCCAAGCCGGGCGGTGACGCGATCGGCGTCACGATCGGCGACTTCGCGACGACGAAGGTCGACGGCCCCTTCTCGGTCGCCTACCTCGTCTTCAACACGATCATGAACCTCACGACGCAGGACGCCCAGGTGGCCTGCTTCCGCAACGTCGCCGGCCACCTGGCGCCCGGCGGCTGCTTCGTCGTCGAGGTCATGGTCCCCGAGCTGCGCAAACTACCGCCCGGGCAGCACGCCGTACCGTTCCATGTCGGTGCGCGGCGGCTGGGGTTCGACACCTACGACACCGCGACCCAGGCGATGAGTTCGCACCACGTCAGGATCGCCGACGGGCACGCCACGTACACCGAGATCCCCTTCCGCTACGCCTGGCCCGCCGAACTGGACCTGATGGCGCGGCTCGCCGGGCTCCGGCTGCGGGAGCGATGGGAGGGGTGGACGCGGGAGCCCTTCGGCCACGACAGCGGCCGGCATGTCTCCGTCTGGGAGAAACCCGCACACTGA
- a CDS encoding alpha/beta fold hydrolase, with amino-acid sequence MRLHTREWGTGDRTALLVHGIMSDSRTWRRVGPALAERGYRVTAVDLRGHGRSPRGEYTPRLFADDLVDTLPTGADVVIGHSLGGLALSLAVERLRPSRAVYSDPAWASPDPEQPLDPEVFASGKNVTREHIAQFNPRWDAEDVDVEVATLADWDADTSYFLDGRPLTGFVPDRPVVPSLVQLADPSFLVGAEDVTRLRASGFEVRTVIGAGHTIHRDDFDGFLKSLDGWI; translated from the coding sequence GTGCGACTCCACACCCGTGAATGGGGCACCGGCGACCGGACGGCCCTGCTCGTCCACGGCATCATGTCCGACTCCCGCACCTGGCGCCGCGTCGGCCCGGCCCTCGCGGAGCGCGGTTACCGGGTGACCGCGGTCGACCTGCGCGGCCACGGCCGCTCCCCGCGCGGCGAGTACACCCCGCGGCTCTTCGCGGACGACCTCGTCGACACCCTGCCGACCGGTGCCGACGTGGTCATCGGCCACTCCCTCGGCGGGCTCGCCCTGTCCCTGGCGGTGGAGCGGCTGCGCCCCTCCCGGGCGGTCTACTCCGACCCGGCCTGGGCGTCCCCCGACCCAGAACAGCCGCTGGACCCCGAGGTGTTCGCGTCCGGCAAGAACGTCACCCGGGAACACATAGCCCAGTTCAACCCGCGCTGGGACGCCGAGGACGTCGACGTCGAGGTGGCCACGCTGGCCGACTGGGACGCGGACACCTCGTACTTCCTCGACGGCCGCCCCCTCACCGGCTTCGTCCCCGACCGCCCGGTCGTGCCCTCCCTCGTCCAACTCGCCGACCCCAGCTTCCTGGTGGGCGCCGAGGACGTGACGCGGCTGCGGGCGAGCGGCTTCGAGGTCCGTACGGTCATCGGGGCGGGGCACACCATCCACCGTGACGACTTCGACGGGTTCCTGAAGTCCCTGGACGGCTGGATCTGA
- a CDS encoding FAD-dependent oxidoreductase has protein sequence MRIRARVIGGGIGGTATALALHKAGADVVVHEAHPDSAEDLGAFLTLASNGMRALAQFDADAAVRAVGFPLREMRVLDAAGEEIGRGPLGEADDPRLRFRCVRRGDLNAALQAEAVRRGVDVRHGVRLTAVEEGPDGVTARFSDGGSATADLLVGADGLHSTVRETIAPGVRPQYAGQRVFYGYTGAARPPGAAEQITMVRGSRAAFGYAVSPDGETYWFARVADVPPKAPGGWREPLVELLRADAGPAADIVAATHDAIFATDATEVPVGTPWRSARTLLVGDAAHAASPATGQGASMALEDAVVLAKSLRDAPDLDAALTRYEALRRPRVEHNITVSGALSRGGRPTGAPRPGEDDLVHLLDWDSTLAA, from the coding sequence ATGCGCATACGAGCGAGGGTCATCGGCGGCGGAATCGGCGGCACGGCAACGGCGTTGGCGCTGCACAAGGCGGGCGCCGACGTCGTCGTGCACGAGGCGCACCCCGACTCGGCGGAGGATCTGGGCGCGTTCCTCACGCTGGCGAGCAACGGCATGCGGGCGCTGGCCCAGTTCGACGCCGACGCCGCCGTCCGGGCGGTCGGGTTCCCGCTGCGGGAGATGCGGGTGCTCGACGCGGCGGGCGAGGAGATCGGGCGGGGGCCGCTGGGCGAGGCCGACGACCCGCGCCTGCGGTTCCGGTGCGTGCGCCGCGGCGACCTCAACGCCGCGCTCCAGGCGGAGGCGGTGCGCCGGGGCGTCGACGTCCGGCACGGGGTGCGGCTGACCGCCGTCGAGGAGGGCCCGGACGGCGTCACCGCCCGCTTCTCGGACGGCGGCAGCGCGACGGCCGACCTGCTCGTCGGCGCCGACGGCCTCCACTCCACCGTCCGGGAGACGATCGCCCCGGGCGTGCGCCCACAGTACGCCGGGCAGCGCGTGTTCTACGGCTACACCGGCGCCGCCCGCCCGCCGGGCGCCGCCGAGCAGATCACCATGGTGCGCGGCAGCCGGGCGGCTTTCGGGTACGCGGTGTCACCCGACGGGGAGACGTACTGGTTCGCCCGCGTGGCCGACGTACCCCCGAAGGCGCCCGGCGGGTGGCGGGAGCCGCTGGTGGAGCTGCTGCGCGCGGACGCCGGGCCCGCCGCGGACATCGTCGCGGCCACCCACGACGCCATCTTCGCCACCGACGCCACCGAGGTACCCGTCGGCACCCCTTGGCGCTCCGCGCGCACCCTGCTCGTCGGCGACGCGGCCCACGCGGCCTCCCCGGCGACCGGACAGGGCGCGTCGATGGCGCTGGAGGACGCGGTCGTCCTCGCCAAGTCGCTGCGGGACGCCCCGGATCTCGACGCCGCGCTCACCCGCTACGAGGCGCTGCGCCGCCCGCGCGTGGAACACAACATCACCGTCAGCGGCGCCCTCTCCCGGGGCGGCCGGCCCACCGGCGCGCCCCGCCCCGGCGAGGACGACCTCGTCCACCTGCTGGACTGGGACAGCACGTTGGCGGCCTGA
- a CDS encoding L-idonate 5-dehydrogenase, translating into MHACVVHGAGDLRVEERPYDGPGAGEVAVAVALGGICGSDLHYYHQGRVGDFALREPMVLGHEVVGHIAGLGPGTDGPAPGTPVAVHPATPCGTCPECAGGRRNICARTRYLGSAAHTPHVQGGFAQTITVPAEQIRALPPGLGLRRAVLAEPLSVALHAVNRAGEVRGRRVLVTGAGPIGCLVVAALRRRGAAEVVVSDLFDEPLRIATAVGATSTARADRPEDPSWAADFDLAIEASGAPAGLRTCVERVHRGGTVVLLGLLPPGEIGLLGNVVVTRELELRGAFRFDTEFDEALALLAEGLPVDPVVTHTFPLDQSVAAFAAAQDRTVASKVLLDLSGD; encoded by the coding sequence ATGCACGCCTGTGTCGTCCACGGAGCCGGTGATCTCCGGGTCGAGGAACGGCCGTACGACGGTCCCGGCGCCGGTGAGGTCGCGGTCGCCGTCGCCCTCGGCGGGATCTGCGGCAGCGACCTGCACTACTACCACCAGGGCCGGGTCGGCGACTTCGCCCTGCGCGAGCCCATGGTGCTGGGCCACGAGGTGGTCGGCCACATCGCCGGCCTCGGCCCCGGCACCGACGGCCCGGCACCCGGCACCCCCGTCGCCGTCCACCCCGCCACGCCCTGCGGCACCTGCCCCGAGTGCGCCGGCGGGCGGCGCAACATCTGCGCCCGCACCCGCTATCTCGGCAGCGCCGCCCACACCCCGCACGTCCAGGGCGGGTTCGCGCAGACCATCACCGTGCCCGCCGAGCAGATCCGGGCGCTGCCGCCGGGCCTCGGCCTGCGGCGTGCCGTCCTCGCCGAGCCGCTGTCGGTGGCGCTGCACGCCGTCAACCGGGCGGGCGAGGTGCGCGGTCGGCGGGTCCTCGTCACCGGCGCGGGACCGATCGGCTGCCTGGTCGTGGCCGCGCTGCGGCGGCGGGGCGCCGCCGAGGTCGTCGTCAGCGACCTCTTCGACGAGCCGCTGCGCATCGCGACGGCGGTCGGCGCCACCTCGACGGCACGGGCCGACCGGCCCGAAGACCCGTCCTGGGCAGCGGACTTCGACCTCGCGATCGAGGCGTCGGGCGCCCCGGCGGGACTGCGCACCTGTGTGGAACGCGTCCACCGCGGCGGCACCGTCGTCCTCCTCGGCCTGCTTCCGCCGGGCGAGATCGGCCTGTTGGGCAACGTCGTGGTCACCCGGGAACTCGAACTGCGCGGCGCCTTCCGCTTCGACACCGAGTTCGACGAGGCGCTCGCCCTGCTGGCCGAGGGGCTGCCCGTGGACCCGGTCGTGACGCACACCTTCCCGCTGGACCAGTCCGTCGCCGCGTTCGCCGCGGCCCAGGACCGCACGGTGGCCTCCAAGGTGCTGCTGGACCTGTCGGGCGACTGA